From Kamptonema formosum PCC 6407, a single genomic window includes:
- a CDS encoding CHAT domain-containing protein: MQGLSKHRRTSLLTLNLAKDMKIYIKNKSLFLTARNKLKLESSELKKIRNQLVFPLLFLVFSFCFQVPSIKAQTIVPATDGTGTKVTPEGQHFDIEGGQLSSDKANLFHSFQQFGLSEGQIANFISNPDIRNILARVIGGDASIINGLIQVTGGNSNLFLINPSGIIFGANASLNVPGSFTATTATGIGIGANWFNAEGTNDYATLVGTPSSFAFPSGQPGTIINSADLAVKSGQNLTLLGGTVISIGTLSAPDGQVTVVSVPAENLVRISQEGHLLSLEIAPLSGGDSTNKPAKTDQASSSTTNTLDGPQGQPTPWTLPIATLPELLTGAGKNSATGISVNESGQVVLTGGNQTVAAGDVATQEVNAGAIAIQAAGNITINGNLTTVASTSSGPILLSATGNLTASGNISTSLGEISLSSSNGSIDIAKTTVTSEGGAIALEAETDIHAGAIDSHSKTIDGGNITLTSRTGIIEAGNLSSWSDAKNGDGGDIIVSALLSIKAGEIDAHSEDKQGGSVTLDPQDDIEVVFINTQGRTAGGDIDITAGRYFRATGSFISEPFCSEGCSLSAATTGSANAGVITIRHGGTALNTPFTVGPDYNGLNGTAGSIVTGGTSQPNSITYGSYDRPLPQRRGPTVIDITASTPASEPAPEPAPTPEPAPEPAPTPEPAPEPTPTPEPAPEPTPTPEPAPTPEPAPTPTPTPTPEPAPTPTPTPEPAPTPTPTPEPAPTPTPTPTPEPAPAPTPTPEPAPTPEPAPAPIIINLPPLPASAPAPVSASAPVSRVNIAPMPVPAPASVVAAPVSTVNIAPMPVPAPASVVAAPVSTVNIAPVPAASTPTVNVTPAPAVTLIPAPTVNITPVLLSELSIAITPAPIPTLNQTPVLNLIPNLDRTTTINPTPAIAPVPALSSPFPLNLEQQNQISNSLEQNSRSPSPQINIADLPINPNAIVLPQEERLTRDFVKYLSLPYPSRMATLQDAQNILTRIEKTTGVKPAIIYIGFMPKGSSAYQLENISSILQIDRQIQPSDELEMLIVTPKGVPIRKRISHTTRAQVVALAQDFRTEVTNPRKRNTTSYLPLAQQLYKLIVAPLEADLQTQGIKNLSFVSDTGLRSLPMAALHDGKGFLIERYSIGQMPSLSLTDTRFVNIKNSKVLAMGASRFAHLNPLPAVPLELSTITPQLWQGKSFLNEGFTLANLKGERQQQPYAIVHLATHAEFQGGNPSNSYIQLWDTKLRLDQLRQLKWNNPPVELLVLSACKTAVGDEEAELGFAGLAVQGGVKSAVASLWYVSDEGTLGLMTELYQHLKSTPIKAQALQEAQIAMIRGQIQINNGKLHTGSGELLLPLELVTRSNDNLSHPYYWAAFRMIGNPW; this comes from the coding sequence ATGCAGGGTTTATCTAAGCATCGCCGCACATCTCTATTAACACTAAACCTTGCCAAAGACATGAAAATTTATATTAAAAATAAGAGTTTATTTCTCACGGCAAGAAATAAGCTTAAGTTAGAATCTTCGGAATTAAAAAAAATAAGAAATCAGCTTGTATTTCCATTATTATTTTTAGTTTTTAGCTTTTGCTTTCAAGTACCTTCAATTAAAGCCCAGACCATTGTTCCAGCTACAGACGGAACAGGTACAAAGGTTACTCCTGAAGGTCAGCACTTCGATATAGAAGGCGGTCAACTCTCCAGCGATAAAGCTAATTTATTCCACAGCTTCCAGCAATTTGGCTTATCAGAAGGTCAGATTGCCAACTTTATCTCTAACCCTGATATTCGCAATATTTTAGCTCGCGTTATTGGCGGCGACGCTTCCATAATTAATGGCTTAATTCAAGTAACCGGAGGTAATTCAAATCTATTTTTAATCAACCCATCTGGAATAATCTTTGGCGCTAATGCCAGCTTAAACGTGCCTGGTTCTTTCACAGCAACTACTGCCACAGGTATTGGAATTGGAGCTAACTGGTTTAATGCCGAAGGTACAAATGACTACGCAACTCTGGTGGGGACACCCAGCAGTTTTGCCTTTCCTTCCGGTCAACCAGGGACTATTATCAACTCAGCGGATTTAGCAGTAAAGTCAGGGCAAAATTTAACCTTGCTGGGCGGGACAGTTATTAGCATTGGCACTTTGTCGGCCCCAGATGGTCAAGTTACTGTTGTCTCAGTTCCCGCTGAGAATTTGGTGCGTATCAGTCAAGAAGGGCATTTGCTGAGTTTGGAGATCGCTCCTTTGTCAGGGGGCGATAGTACTAACAAACCAGCTAAAACTGACCAAGCCTCCTCATCAACTACTAATACATTAGATGGCCCTCAAGGACAGCCAACACCTTGGACGCTGCCGATCGCGACTTTGCCAGAACTATTGACGGGTGCTGGTAAAAATAGCGCCACAGGCATTAGCGTGAATGAAAGCGGTCAAGTGGTTCTCACAGGGGGAAACCAAACGGTAGCTGCTGGGGATGTAGCAACGCAGGAAGTAAATGCAGGCGCGATCGCTATTCAAGCAGCAGGCAACATTACCATCAACGGCAACCTCACCACAGTTGCATCTACTAGCAGCGGCCCCATACTTTTAAGTGCTACAGGCAACTTAACTGCGAGTGGTAACATCAGTACCAGCCTCGGTGAAATTAGCCTTAGCAGCAGCAATGGCAGCATCGACATCGCCAAAACCACTGTCACTTCTGAAGGGGGCGCGATCGCGCTAGAAGCAGAAACAGACATTCATGCAGGTGCGATCGACTCTCATTCTAAGACAATTGACGGCGGAAATATTACCCTTACCAGCCGCACAGGTATTATAGAAGCAGGCAATCTCAGTTCTTGGTCAGATGCCAAAAATGGAGATGGAGGAGACATAATTGTTTCTGCTCTATTAAGCATTAAAGCCGGAGAAATAGACGCGCATTCTGAGGATAAGCAAGGCGGATCGGTGACACTAGATCCCCAGGATGACATCGAAGTTGTCTTCATCAACACCCAAGGCAGAACAGCGGGGGGCGATATTGATATTACAGCGGGTCGTTATTTTCGGGCTACAGGCAGTTTCATTTCAGAGCCCTTCTGTTCAGAAGGTTGTAGTCTTTCCGCCGCCACCACCGGCAGCGCTAACGCTGGAGTTATCACAATCCGTCACGGTGGAACAGCTTTAAATACTCCTTTCACTGTAGGGCCAGACTATAACGGGCTGAACGGTACTGCTGGCAGCATTGTCACTGGAGGAACATCTCAGCCTAATAGCATTACCTATGGAAGTTACGATCGTCCCTTACCTCAGCGGCGAGGCCCAACGGTTATTGATATAACTGCTTCTACACCAGCGTCAGAACCCGCGCCAGAACCAGCACCAACACCAGAACCCGCGCCAGAACCCGCACCAACGCCAGAACCCGCGCCAGAACCAACACCAACGCCAGAACCCGCGCCAGAACCAACACCAACGCCAGAACCCGCACCAACACCAGAACCCGCACCAACACCAACACCAACACCAACACCAGAACCCGCACCAACACCAACACCAACACCAGAACCCGCACCAACACCAACACCAACACCAGAACCCGCACCAACACCAACACCAACACCAACACCAGAACCCGCACCAGCACCAACACCAACACCAGAACCCGCACCAACACCAGAACCCGCGCCAGCACCCATAATAATTAATCTGCCGCCTCTGCCAGCATCTGCGCCAGCACCAGTATCGGCATCTGCACCAGTATCAAGAGTCAATATCGCCCCAATGCCAGTACCAGCACCCGCGTCGGTTGTAGCTGCGCCAGTATCAACAGTCAATATCGCCCCAATGCCAGTACCAGCACCCGCGTCAGTTGTAGCTGCGCCAGTATCAACAGTCAATATCGCGCCTGTACCTGCTGCGTCAACACCAACAGTCAATGTCACGCCAGCACCAGCAGTTACTTTAATTCCTGCACCGACAGTCAATATCACACCTGTATTGCTTTCTGAACTATCAATCGCTATAACACCGGCACCGATACCGACTCTCAACCAAACGCCTGTGTTGAATTTAATACCAAATCTAGATCGGACAACGACAATAAATCCGACACCAGCGATCGCACCAGTACCCGCGCTAAGTTCGCCATTTCCGCTTAATCTCGAACAGCAGAATCAAATATCAAATTCTTTGGAACAAAATTCGCGATCGCCCTCTCCTCAAATCAATATTGCTGATTTACCAATTAATCCCAATGCTATTGTTCTCCCCCAAGAGGAAAGGTTGACTCGCGATTTTGTCAAATACCTAAGTTTGCCTTACCCGTCTCGGATGGCAACATTACAAGATGCCCAGAATATCCTAACGAGAATTGAAAAGACGACTGGAGTTAAACCAGCAATCATTTATATCGGCTTTATGCCGAAAGGTTCTAGTGCTTATCAACTAGAAAATATATCCTCAATTCTGCAAATCGATCGGCAAATTCAACCTAGTGACGAACTGGAAATGCTGATAGTTACGCCTAAAGGAGTTCCCATTCGCAAGCGCATCTCGCATACTACTCGCGCCCAAGTCGTCGCACTAGCCCAAGACTTTCGCACAGAAGTAACTAATCCTAGAAAACGTAATACTACAAGCTATTTGCCTTTAGCTCAGCAACTATATAAATTGATAGTTGCACCGCTAGAAGCGGATTTGCAAACACAGGGCATCAAGAATTTGTCTTTTGTTTCCGATACCGGATTGCGATCGCTCCCAATGGCAGCATTGCACGATGGGAAGGGGTTTTTGATCGAGCGATACAGTATTGGTCAGATGCCTAGTCTCAGTTTGACTGATACTCGCTTCGTCAATATCAAAAATTCCAAAGTGCTGGCGATGGGGGCCTCACGATTTGCTCATCTCAATCCTTTACCAGCAGTACCATTGGAATTATCAACTATCACCCCGCAGTTATGGCAGGGTAAATCTTTTTTGAATGAAGGCTTTACTCTGGCAAATCTGAAGGGAGAACGTCAGCAACAACCTTATGCGATCGTTCATTTGGCAACACACGCAGAATTTCAGGGGGGAAATCCTAGCAACTCCTACATTCAGTTATGGGATACGAAATTACGCTTGGATCAGTTGCGGCAACTGAAATGGAATAACCCCCCTGTTGAGCTATTAGTGCTGAGTGCTTGTAAAACTGCTGTGGGAGATGAGGAGGCGGAGTTGGGTTTTGCGGGGTTAGCAGTGCAGGGGGGTGTGAAGTCGGCTGTGGCTAGTCTCTGGTACGTTAGCGATGAAGGGACTTTGGGGCTGATGACGGAGTTATATCAGCACTTGAAAAGTACACCGATTAAGGCCCAAGCGCTACAGGAGGCGCAAATAGCTATGATTAGAGGGCAAATCCAAATCAATAATGGCAAGCTGCATACTGGTTCTGGGGAGCTGCTGCTGCCGCTGGAACTGGTCACAAGAAGCAATGATAATTTATCTCATCCTTACTATTGGGCGGCTTTTAGGATGATTGGTAATCCTTGGTAA
- a CDS encoding DUF3352 domain-containing protein codes for MLKKDKTSLMLTVGAAVLLIAGGIGAYLLIVSRGPTKDLPLGASVIPQDAMMTISLSTDSKEWDKLREYGTPESKAALDRILGDLRDRLLTANGYGYQQDIQPWVGKEVTIAFLPNHSAPPVSSVAPAQQSVAVVMPIANPLKAKELLAQPKPVNQGKMVERNYKGIKVAEIQGVPDRNLSVAVLGSEYLVVTTDAKATDRAIDTYKGEASLATTPGFAESLEQIKTNQPFAQVYFNVPVSAAYASLNSARPISQQNLEKLETQGFATAVTLESEGMAFKSISWLKPNSQKKLAVENNAEQMLTRLPNNTLIAISGGNFQRLWQDYAQGADSNPIAPLPPESVRSGLKSSTGMDWDKDFINWMKGEFSLSLIPAPAASTTPGKFGAGFVFMVEASDRKAADKSLKQLDEVMKTKKFKVEETQAGGQPAVKWTAPFGGVSVTRGWMKNNVAFMTVGAPVTNAILPAPSNPLLGSEIFENTMRSELTPNNGNFFIDVERAFNPKNLAIPELPPNQKMWVDAIRSIGVTTAVVSDRTIRYDAFVQLKKVDRASTPPGPSPSVKSSPK; via the coding sequence ATGCTAAAAAAAGATAAAACTTCCTTAATGCTCACCGTTGGAGCCGCCGTTTTACTAATTGCTGGTGGTATCGGAGCCTATTTATTAATCGTTTCACGGGGCCCCACCAAAGATCTGCCATTAGGTGCTAGCGTTATTCCGCAGGATGCGATGATGACCATTTCCCTCTCCACTGATAGCAAAGAGTGGGATAAACTGCGGGAGTATGGCACTCCAGAGTCGAAAGCTGCTCTCGATCGCATCTTAGGAGACTTGCGCGATCGCCTCCTAACTGCTAATGGCTACGGCTACCAGCAAGACATCCAGCCTTGGGTAGGCAAAGAAGTCACGATCGCCTTCCTACCAAATCATAGCGCCCCACCCGTCTCCTCAGTGGCCCCCGCGCAACAGTCAGTCGCCGTCGTCATGCCGATCGCCAACCCCCTTAAAGCAAAAGAACTGCTAGCCCAGCCTAAGCCTGTCAATCAAGGTAAAATGGTTGAGCGCAATTACAAAGGCATTAAAGTTGCCGAAATCCAAGGAGTACCCGATCGCAACTTATCAGTCGCCGTCCTTGGCTCAGAATATCTCGTCGTTACCACAGATGCCAAGGCCACAGATCGAGCGATCGACACCTACAAAGGCGAAGCCTCCCTAGCCACAACCCCCGGCTTTGCAGAGTCCTTAGAACAAATTAAAACTAATCAGCCCTTCGCTCAAGTATATTTCAACGTCCCAGTTAGCGCCGCCTACGCTTCCCTCAACTCCGCACGGCCAATTTCACAGCAAAATCTAGAGAAACTGGAAACTCAAGGGTTTGCCACAGCAGTTACCCTGGAATCAGAGGGAATGGCCTTTAAATCGATTTCTTGGCTGAAACCTAACTCCCAGAAAAAACTGGCAGTAGAAAATAATGCCGAACAAATGCTCACCCGTCTCCCCAATAATACGCTAATCGCTATATCGGGCGGCAATTTCCAACGTTTGTGGCAGGATTACGCCCAGGGTGCGGATAGCAACCCGATCGCGCCCCTCCCTCCCGAATCAGTGCGATCTGGGCTCAAATCCAGCACTGGTATGGATTGGGATAAGGATTTCATCAACTGGATGAAGGGAGAATTTTCCCTGTCCCTGATTCCTGCGCCTGCGGCTTCAACTACTCCGGGGAAGTTTGGGGCGGGGTTTGTGTTTATGGTAGAAGCTAGCGATCGCAAAGCCGCAGATAAATCCCTTAAACAATTAGATGAGGTGATGAAAACTAAGAAATTCAAAGTTGAGGAAACTCAAGCTGGGGGTCAACCCGCAGTTAAGTGGACAGCACCTTTTGGGGGAGTAAGCGTCACTCGCGGCTGGATGAAAAATAACGTGGCGTTTATGACAGTGGGAGCCCCAGTGACAAATGCGATCTTACCTGCGCCTAGCAACCCCCTACTAGGAAGCGAAATTTTCGAGAATACGATGCGATCGGAACTTACACCCAATAATGGCAACTTTTTTATCGATGTCGAGCGGGCTTTCAACCCCAAAAACCTCGCCATCCCTGAACTTCCACCTAATCAGAAAATGTGGGTAGATGCCATTCGTTCTATTGGGGTAACAACTGCTGTGGTGAGCGATCGCACCATTCGCTACGATGCTTTTGTGCAACTGAAAAAAGTCGATCGAGCTAGTACCCCGCCTGGCCCCTCTCCCAGTGTTAAGAGCTCTCCGAAGTAG
- a CDS encoding Txe/YoeB family addiction module toxin, translated as MSRRIVFESSGFAEFNEWAKLDKKIYRKIVELIKDIDRSPFEGLGKPEPLKYDLSGFWSRRIDNEHRLVYQVTDEEIVIVACKYHYSE; from the coding sequence ATGAGCAGAAGAATTGTTTTTGAATCATCTGGTTTTGCAGAATTTAATGAATGGGCAAAATTAGACAAAAAGATTTATCGCAAGATTGTCGAACTGATTAAAGATATAGATCGCTCACCGTTTGAAGGATTAGGTAAACCTGAACCTCTGAAATACGATTTAAGTGGTTTTTGGTCAAGGCGCATTGATAACGAACATCGTTTAGTTTACCAGGTTACGGATGAAGAGATTGTGATAGTTGCTTGTAAGTATCATTATAGTGAATAG
- the cofH gene encoding 7,8-didemethyl-8-hydroxy-5-deazariboflavin synthase subunit CofH, with the protein MDLILRRALDGCDISTTEALVLLQQKEPDRIAAIQVAADRLRSLQAGDTVTYVVNRNINFTNICEQHCNFCAFRRDEEDPGAFWLDWEQILAKATDAVHLGATEICMQGGLNLKAKINGASLPYYLRLVETIKDKFPQLHLHAFSPQEIQFIAREDSLSFSYVIAALRDAGVGSMPGTAAEVLDDSVRKIICPEKLNSATWLEIVETAHKLGLPTTSTMLCGHIETASQQILHLEKLRKLQQTACEKGYPARITEFILLPFVGQHAPPSLRKRVGRVQPVLADILLLTAVSRIFLGNWIVNHQPSWVKLGIAGATEALKWGCNDIGGTLMEEHITTMAGAIGGSCQSVEDLQRAISSLGRNYRQRDTIYRSLGIDDFACYRVKSLF; encoded by the coding sequence GTGGATCTAATTCTTCGTCGCGCCTTAGATGGTTGCGATATATCAACCACCGAGGCATTAGTGCTATTGCAGCAGAAAGAACCAGATCGGATTGCTGCGATTCAAGTTGCGGCCGATCGACTTCGTTCTTTGCAAGCAGGAGATACTGTCACCTACGTAGTCAACCGCAATATTAATTTTACCAATATTTGCGAACAGCACTGCAATTTTTGTGCCTTTCGCCGCGATGAAGAAGATCCGGGCGCTTTTTGGTTAGATTGGGAACAAATTCTAGCAAAAGCAACTGATGCAGTCCATCTCGGCGCGACGGAAATTTGTATGCAGGGGGGATTAAACCTTAAAGCTAAGATTAATGGAGCTTCTTTACCTTATTATCTGCGCTTGGTTGAAACTATTAAGGATAAATTTCCTCAATTACATTTACACGCTTTCTCGCCCCAGGAAATACAATTTATTGCTAGAGAAGATAGCCTAAGTTTCAGCTATGTTATTGCTGCTTTGCGGGATGCCGGCGTGGGTTCAATGCCAGGAACAGCAGCGGAAGTCCTCGACGATTCAGTACGGAAAATTATCTGTCCTGAGAAACTAAATTCAGCGACTTGGTTAGAAATTGTAGAAACCGCTCATAAATTAGGATTGCCAACAACTAGCACGATGTTGTGCGGACATATTGAAACAGCATCACAGCAGATTTTACATTTGGAAAAATTACGCAAGCTCCAGCAAACTGCTTGTGAGAAAGGCTATCCAGCTCGGATTACTGAGTTTATTTTATTGCCTTTTGTTGGACAGCACGCACCGCCTTCTCTGCGAAAACGGGTAGGGCGAGTTCAGCCAGTTTTGGCAGATATTCTGTTACTTACAGCCGTCTCTAGAATTTTTCTAGGCAATTGGATTGTTAATCATCAACCAAGTTGGGTAAAATTAGGAATTGCTGGAGCTACGGAAGCTTTGAAATGGGGCTGCAATGACATCGGCGGTACTTTGATGGAGGAACATATTACGACAATGGCGGGTGCGATTGGTGGTAGTTGTCAGTCAGTGGAAGATTTGCAAAGAGCGATTAGTTCTTTAGGGCGAAATTATCGGCAAAGGGATACAATTTATCGCTCTTTAGGCATTGATGATTTTGCTTGTTATCGAGTCAAATCATTGTTTTAG
- a CDS encoding glycosyltransferase, whose translation MSFSQPNSLLPVPLGAFEVPGQTVEGTPVSSTDAEVGNAPIYFSLVIPTYNESKNVKAIVAQLSQLLDSKIPGEYELILVDDNSPDRTWEVAQGIMADYPQLQVMRRQEERGLSTAVIRGWQVARGEILGVIDADLQHPPETLLELLGEIERGADLAVASRHVAEGGVSDWSVVRRVLSRGAQTIGLVILPGVVGRVSDPMSGYFMVRRDSIAGKKMNPTGYKILIEVLGRGNIRWIGEVGYVFQERQEGESKVTWKQYIEYLQHLLRLRLDRWPLGRFFRFGVVGFSGVFVDMGVFYLLRTVLGLALTRSAMLSSEVAIINNFLWNDLWTFGDISKRQPGKRQQFKRFLKFNLICLMGLILNVLLVNLLFNVFAVNEYLAKLIAIVAVTLWNFWINMKLSWRVTDVQK comes from the coding sequence ATGAGTTTCAGCCAACCAAACAGCCTTTTGCCAGTGCCGTTAGGTGCATTTGAGGTTCCAGGACAGACAGTTGAGGGAACGCCGGTATCTTCTACGGATGCTGAAGTCGGCAATGCACCCATTTATTTTTCTCTGGTGATTCCGACTTACAACGAGAGCAAGAATGTCAAAGCCATTGTCGCGCAATTGAGCCAGTTACTCGACAGTAAAATTCCTGGGGAATATGAGCTAATTTTAGTGGATGATAACAGCCCCGATCGCACTTGGGAAGTTGCCCAGGGAATTATGGCTGACTATCCGCAGTTACAAGTAATGCGTCGCCAAGAAGAGCGAGGTCTTTCTACAGCGGTGATTCGCGGTTGGCAAGTGGCGCGGGGTGAGATTTTGGGGGTAATTGATGCGGATCTTCAACATCCACCGGAGACGCTGTTAGAACTTTTAGGGGAAATTGAGCGCGGCGCTGATTTGGCGGTGGCTAGTCGCCACGTTGCAGAGGGTGGTGTGAGCGACTGGAGTGTAGTCAGACGGGTTTTATCTCGCGGAGCTCAAACCATCGGGTTGGTGATCTTGCCGGGGGTTGTAGGAAGAGTTTCAGACCCAATGAGTGGCTATTTTATGGTGCGCCGTGATTCCATTGCTGGTAAGAAGATGAATCCTACTGGCTATAAAATTTTGATTGAGGTATTGGGAAGGGGAAATATTCGCTGGATTGGCGAAGTTGGCTATGTGTTTCAGGAGCGCCAAGAAGGGGAGAGCAAGGTGACATGGAAGCAGTACATTGAGTACCTGCAACACTTGCTGAGATTGCGTCTTGACCGTTGGCCCTTGGGTCGTTTTTTCCGGTTTGGGGTTGTGGGTTTTAGCGGGGTTTTTGTGGATATGGGGGTGTTTTATTTGCTGCGGACTGTACTCGGTTTGGCGCTAACTCGGAGTGCAATGTTGTCTTCGGAAGTGGCAATTATCAATAATTTCTTGTGGAACGATTTGTGGACTTTCGGGGATATTTCTAAGCGACAACCGGGAAAACGTCAGCAGTTTAAACGGTTTTTGAAGTTCAACCTGATTTGCTTGATGGGGTTGATTTTGAATGTGCTGTTGGTAAATTTGCTGTTTAATGTTTTTGCTGTTAATGAATATTTGGCTAAGCTGATTGCGATCGTGGCTGTGACGTTATGGAATTTTTGGATTAATATGAAGCTGAGCTGGCGGGTAACAGATGTGCAGAAATGA